A genomic region of Armatimonadota bacterium contains the following coding sequences:
- a CDS encoding cupin domain-containing protein, translating to MKPLIARFDPARFRWKGFPSVPYKATTRGPLAWRGVERFVLVGGKDEPTAFELRYFEIAPGGHSSLEQHRHAHAVLVLRGRGRVRIGSTEHRVGAMDFILIPPGTPHQFRAGREPFGFLCPVDAVRDRPRPVRTQIPKATATKRAPKARPKTPCAAGRAPL from the coding sequence GTGAAGCCGCTGATCGCGCGCTTCGATCCTGCGCGGTTCCGCTGGAAGGGGTTTCCCTCGGTTCCCTACAAGGCCACCACGCGCGGACCGCTGGCCTGGCGCGGGGTCGAGCGGTTCGTGCTGGTGGGCGGAAAAGACGAGCCCACGGCGTTCGAACTGCGGTACTTCGAGATTGCCCCGGGCGGCCATTCGTCACTCGAGCAGCACCGCCACGCGCACGCGGTGCTCGTACTGCGCGGCCGGGGCAGAGTGCGCATCGGCAGCACGGAGCACAGGGTTGGAGCCATGGACTTCATCCTTATACCTCCTGGGACACCACACCAGTTTCGAGCAGGCAGGGAACCTTTTGGGTTCCTCTGTCCGGTGGATGCGGTACGCGATCGGCCCAGGCCTGTGCGCACGCAGATTCCTAAGGCGACGGCTACGAAGCGTGCCCCAAAGGCGCGCCCCAAGACGCCTTGCGCGGCCGGCCGCGCGCCGCTATGA
- a CDS encoding zinc-binding dehydrogenase, protein MTMGPPATALAAVFYGPGDLRLEEVAVPQPGPGELLIRITACGLCTGEIMDWYIARKAPVPLGHEPVGVVVEAGSGTAFRPGERVFVHHHAPCMSCRACQRGDHVHCPAWAARRLIPGGLATYALAQAPAVAADTLRLPQELSDDAATFVEPLATVVKSVRRARIRDGDRVLVIGMGVMGLLHLLALREIAAPSVLIGADLLPARAAIAARYADVVADISWQRLGDVVRESTAGEGADVAIVGPGTVEALEAGCSSLAEGGTLVVFAPTPPEARWPLPVHDLYFKEITITPAYSAGPEETREALRLLVAGLPVEPLVTHRLPLSEADRGYRLLREAGEALKVVVRP, encoded by the coding sequence GTGACGATGGGCCCTCCGGCGACCGCGCTCGCCGCGGTCTTCTACGGACCCGGGGACCTGCGGCTTGAGGAGGTGGCGGTTCCACAACCCGGCCCCGGCGAGTTGCTGATCCGCATCACCGCGTGCGGGCTGTGCACCGGCGAGATCATGGACTGGTACATTGCCCGCAAGGCCCCGGTGCCCCTGGGCCACGAGCCGGTGGGCGTGGTGGTTGAGGCCGGTTCTGGAACCGCGTTTCGCCCGGGCGAGCGGGTCTTCGTGCACCACCACGCACCCTGCATGTCCTGCCGGGCCTGCCAGCGTGGGGATCACGTGCACTGTCCGGCCTGGGCAGCCCGGCGTCTGATACCCGGCGGTCTGGCGACATATGCGCTGGCCCAGGCCCCAGCGGTTGCGGCCGACACCCTGCGCCTGCCGCAGGAACTGTCCGACGATGCCGCCACCTTCGTGGAGCCGCTTGCTACGGTGGTCAAGTCCGTACGTCGCGCCAGGATCCGGGATGGCGATCGCGTTCTCGTGATAGGTATGGGCGTGATGGGTCTTCTGCACCTGTTGGCCCTGCGCGAGATCGCGGCGCCCTCGGTGCTCATCGGCGCCGACCTGCTTCCGGCGCGGGCGGCGATCGCGGCCCGGTACGCCGACGTGGTGGCCGACATCTCGTGGCAGCGCCTGGGCGATGTGGTGCGCGAGTCAACCGCCGGCGAGGGCGCGGACGTTGCGATAGTGGGCCCTGGCACGGTTGAGGCGTTGGAGGCCGGCTGCAGCAGTCTGGCAGAGGGAGGGACCCTGGTGGTCTTCGCTCCCACGCCGCCGGAGGCACGATGGCCACTGCCGGTCCACGACCTCTACTTCAAGGAGATCACGATCACGCCGGCCTACTCCGCCGGGCCGGAGGAGACGCGCGAGGCGCTGCGTTTGCTGGTGGCCGGCTTGCCGGTTGAACCCCTCGTGACGCACCGCCTCCCGCTTTCGGAAGCCGATAGAGGGTACCGTTTGCTGCGGGAGGCCGGAGAAGCCCTGAAGGTGGTGGTGCGGCCGTGA
- a CDS encoding NifU family protein: protein MQSRVERVLDTIRPYIQGDGGDIELVGVADGIVQVRLVGACVGCMHAMMTLQSGIERMVKQEIPEIRGVEAVPF, encoded by the coding sequence CTGCAGAGCAGGGTGGAGCGTGTGCTTGACACCATCCGGCCCTACATCCAGGGCGACGGCGGCGACATCGAGTTGGTGGGCGTAGCCGACGGCATCGTGCAGGTGCGCCTGGTGGGCGCGTGCGTTGGGTGCATGCACGCGATGATGACCCTACAGTCAGGGATCGAGCGGATGGTGAAGCAGGAGATCCCGGAGATCCGTGGGGTGGAAGCGGTTCCCTTCTAG